One part of the Parasphingorhabdus sp. SCSIO 66989 genome encodes these proteins:
- a CDS encoding D-2-hydroxyacid dehydrogenase: MAKAVISAMIRPLLEGQLPDGIEPVWFMSADEAKAEIADAEIAWVDMNDPLAMKDIVLAGENLKWLSTIYAGLDHFPVKELAERGTIVTNGVGINTIAVAEYAVMGMLSLAKGYPNVVRAADKREWLTASPGVVELYETKALIIGYGAIGRAIGERLSGFGVEVTGVARTARPDQGILGADDWQARIGDYDWIVLAMPSTAETSSLFGAEQIAAMKLEAFLVNIARGDCVDQDALIEALTAKRLAGAFLDVTSPEPLPKDHALWSLPNVQLSMHLSGRAQQKMFPRSAALFLRNAAAYVTGKPLENQVDLTLGY, translated from the coding sequence ATGGCCAAAGCCGTTATCTCCGCAATGATCCGACCGCTGTTGGAGGGCCAATTGCCCGACGGCATAGAACCGGTCTGGTTTATGAGCGCCGATGAGGCCAAGGCGGAAATTGCCGATGCCGAAATCGCCTGGGTCGATATGAACGACCCGCTGGCGATGAAGGATATCGTATTGGCGGGCGAAAACCTCAAATGGCTCTCCACCATCTATGCCGGGCTCGATCATTTCCCGGTGAAAGAACTGGCCGAACGCGGCACGATTGTGACCAATGGCGTGGGTATCAACACCATAGCCGTGGCCGAATATGCGGTGATGGGGATGCTGTCGCTTGCGAAAGGGTACCCCAATGTTGTGCGCGCAGCCGATAAGCGCGAATGGCTGACCGCTTCGCCGGGCGTGGTCGAACTGTATGAGACCAAAGCACTGATCATCGGCTATGGCGCGATTGGCCGCGCTATTGGCGAGCGGCTGTCTGGCTTTGGCGTTGAAGTGACCGGGGTGGCCCGCACCGCACGGCCTGATCAGGGCATATTGGGCGCGGACGACTGGCAGGCGCGGATTGGCGATTATGACTGGATCGTCTTGGCCATGCCTTCAACCGCCGAAACCTCTTCTCTGTTCGGCGCAGAACAGATTGCGGCGATGAAGCTGGAGGCGTTTCTGGTCAATATCGCACGCGGCGATTGTGTCGATCAGGATGCGCTGATCGAAGCACTGACGGCGAAGCGACTCGCGGGCGCTTTTTTGGATGTAACCAGCCCCGAACCGCTGCCTAAAGACCATGCTTTGTGGTCGCTCCCCAATGTCCAGCTTTCCATGCACCTTTCCGGCCGAGCACAGCAAAAAATGTTCCCCCGTTCCGCGGCGCTGTTTCTGCGCAATGCAGCGGCCTATGTTACTGGAAAACCATTGGAAAACCAGGTTGACCTGACGCTGGGATATTGA
- a CDS encoding TM2 domain-containing protein: MRGKILGVDRETGKGQISGDDGERYQFDRADWRAEAPPAIGALVDFEAKGRDATSVFRLDAVATRPPVVNEKNKIVAALLAFFLGGLGAHKFYLGYSGAGLTMLLLSIFGMILLFIPTIVISFIALIEFIIYLVTSDGDFEERYVRNKRPWF; the protein is encoded by the coding sequence ATGCGAGGGAAAATTCTCGGCGTTGATCGTGAAACCGGCAAGGGACAGATTTCCGGTGACGATGGTGAACGCTATCAGTTTGACAGGGCAGACTGGCGCGCTGAAGCGCCCCCAGCCATTGGGGCGTTGGTGGATTTTGAAGCCAAGGGCAGGGATGCAACCAGTGTTTTCCGTCTTGATGCGGTGGCAACGCGTCCGCCGGTCGTCAATGAAAAGAACAAGATTGTAGCGGCGTTACTAGCCTTCTTTCTCGGCGGCCTTGGAGCGCACAAATTCTATCTCGGCTATAGTGGCGCGGGGCTTACGATGCTCTTGCTCAGCATTTTCGGAATGATTTTGCTATTCATTCCTACGATCGTGATATCATTTATCGCCTTGATCGAATTCATCATTTATCTGGTGACTTCTGATGGTGATTTTGAAGAGAGATATGTCCGCAATAAACGGCCCTGGTTCTGA
- the cysS gene encoding cysteine--tRNA ligase: MSDVTKSPEQAQLQLFNSLTRSLEPYQPIHPGEARVYSCGPTVYNYQHIGNMRAYIFADTLGRTLSFKGYTLRHVINITDVGHLTDDADSGEDKMEKMASKQGKSAWDIAAYYQADFEADLARLNVRRPAHHPKATDYVDAMIDWGKAIEDKHCYELDSGLYFDVSTVPAYGSLARTETDEGEGRIDTVEGKRNAQDFAIWRKTPADETRQMEWDSPWGRGAPGWHLECSVMSKELLGHPFDIHTGGIDHREIHHPNEIAQNQAFGCCDSSGARIWMHNNFLIDRAGKMSKSAGEFLRLQLLVDKGFHPLAYRLMCLQAHYRSELEFSWSNLHAALTRLKRMVMAMDKLKAKVGDLPVPDAPRHPRLVQALADFDAAVSDDLNTAKALTLVDNLLGQKRIDAPECLATITRMDTVLGLNLLSLSRADLRITPADAAIDEAGIEAALEERKAARADKDFARSDAIRDDLLAKGVEAMDGDALGWDWVLSVD, from the coding sequence ATGTCCGATGTAACAAAATCACCTGAACAGGCGCAGCTACAACTGTTCAACAGTCTGACGCGCTCACTGGAGCCTTATCAGCCCATCCATCCCGGTGAGGCGCGGGTGTATAGCTGTGGTCCGACGGTCTATAATTATCAGCATATTGGCAATATGCGCGCCTATATCTTCGCAGATACGCTGGGCCGGACATTGAGCTTCAAGGGCTATACCCTCCGCCATGTCATCAACATTACCGACGTTGGCCATTTAACCGATGACGCCGATTCCGGCGAGGACAAGATGGAGAAAATGGCGAGCAAACAGGGCAAATCCGCCTGGGATATTGCTGCCTATTACCAAGCGGACTTTGAGGCCGATCTGGCGCGGCTCAATGTCCGCAGGCCGGCGCACCATCCCAAAGCCACCGACTATGTCGATGCGATGATCGACTGGGGCAAGGCGATTGAGGACAAGCATTGCTATGAACTGGATAGCGGCCTCTATTTCGATGTCTCGACCGTGCCCGCCTATGGCAGCCTGGCGCGTACCGAGACCGATGAAGGCGAGGGCCGGATCGATACGGTTGAGGGCAAGCGCAACGCGCAGGATTTTGCCATCTGGCGCAAAACCCCGGCGGATGAAACGCGGCAGATGGAATGGGATTCCCCCTGGGGCCGCGGCGCGCCGGGATGGCACCTTGAATGCTCGGTCATGTCGAAGGAATTGCTTGGGCATCCTTTCGACATTCATACCGGCGGCATTGATCACCGTGAAATCCATCACCCTAATGAGATTGCCCAAAACCAGGCCTTTGGCTGCTGTGACAGCAGTGGTGCGCGGATATGGATGCACAATAACTTCCTGATCGACCGGGCCGGCAAAATGTCGAAGTCTGCAGGCGAGTTTTTGCGGCTGCAATTGCTGGTCGATAAGGGCTTTCATCCGTTGGCTTATCGCCTGATGTGCCTGCAGGCGCATTATCGCAGCGAGCTGGAATTCAGCTGGAGCAATCTGCACGCGGCTTTGACCCGGCTAAAGCGCATGGTCATGGCGATGGACAAGCTGAAGGCCAAGGTCGGCGATCTGCCGGTGCCTGATGCGCCGCGCCATCCGCGATTGGTGCAGGCATTGGCCGATTTTGATGCAGCGGTCAGCGATGATCTCAACACCGCCAAGGCGCTGACGCTTGTTGATAATCTGCTCGGTCAGAAGCGCATCGACGCGCCTGAATGTCTTGCGACCATAACCAGGATGGATACGGTTCTGGGTCTCAACCTGCTCAGCCTTTCACGCGCCGATTTGCGGATTACGCCTGCAGATGCGGCTATTGACGAAGCCGGGATCGAAGCGGCTTTGGAAGAACGCAAAGCGGCGCGCGCCGACAAGGACTTTGCCCGCTCAGATGCCATTCGCGATGATCTGCTGGCCAAGGGTGTAGAGGCGATGGACGGAGACGCCTTGGGCTGGGATTGGGTTTTGTCGGTCGACTAA